Proteins from a single region of Thermodesulfobacteriota bacterium:
- a CDS encoding DUF5706 domain-containing protein: protein MEIRQPAVHLDHMIRQTRVHHVQLSSMADMKANMMLTVAALLIPLSIRFLNDPRLQPAALTMIGFCVLTVLLAAYAAMPKKLGKKRLNETIDPENTSFSLLFFGSFTKIDYDDYERAMEKIMNDHEEAYKTQIKEIYFMGQYLAHQKYRFVRMAYVSFITGMVISSSLYVVRSFL from the coding sequence ATGGAAATACGACAACCGGCTGTGCATCTGGACCATATGATCCGCCAAACGCGTGTCCATCATGTCCAGTTGAGTTCCATGGCCGACATGAAAGCCAATATGATGTTAACCGTAGCGGCCCTTTTAATTCCATTATCTATTCGCTTCCTGAACGATCCGCGATTACAGCCGGCTGCTTTGACCATGATTGGATTTTGCGTTTTGACTGTTTTACTGGCTGCCTATGCGGCCATGCCTAAAAAGCTGGGGAAAAAGCGTCTGAATGAAACGATAGATCCGGAAAATACATCCTTTAGTCTGCTATTTTTTGGCTCCTTTACCAAAATCGATTATGATGATTATGAACGTGCCATGGAAAAAATCATGAATGATCATGAAGAAGCCTACAAAACGCAAATCAAGGAAATCTATTTTATGGGTCAGTATCTGGCGCATCAAAAATACCGTTTTGTCAGGATGGCATACGTTTCCTTTATCACAGGAATGGTAATCAGCTCCTCATTATACGTGGTGAGGTCATTCCTTTAG